The segment AGTACGCCCTGAAAATGCTTGGATTGCTTAAAAAGTGTAATTTAACGATCTAATTTGTACGATAGGTGATTTTTAAATTGCAAAATCCAATTTTGTGCCGGTTTTACCAGATGTCACGGAGACTTTTGCAAGAGCCTCATATAAAATAGATTTGTAATGGTTGCATTAATATCTGTATTCAAATCAGTTCCACCACTATTAAAATATGCATTGGTAAAGGTATAATTAAAGTTCCCCTGTGGCCGGCTTGGACTATACCCTCCATTATCCATATTATCTCTATCCTCCTGTGCACAGACATTATTCCCTCCGAGTGTATGATAGACCCCGCCGTCTTTGTTAAGCCATCCAAGTGGAGAAGCTGTTAGATCACCTGTAAAGGATTTTGTAACCTGCCCTGCATCATCAGGGTCCTCTGCAAATACAAGCCCATACGGCGAATTGAATTTAACCATGTTTGTGCGGTAAAGAACCTTTCCTGTTTCTGAATCCACTAAGATGATATACCGTTCGTTACTATTTTTATGAAAAATGACCTGCCATGCAAGCCGGAATTGCCCCTGCATAGGAAAGATCACAAGTCCTGCCGAGTGATAGGCATCTGTCGTATTGAACGCCCCTTTTTGAAATACAGTTTCCTGAGGCGGGCCAGTTGGACCGGATAATGCCACCGGTTCAAATGCAACGCCAGGTGCGGCGTCCGCTGCCGCAGTCCTGATTGCATCAACAGCAGATATGGGAGGGACTGTCCCTATGTTAATACCGGGATAGTAATCTCCTCCAATATTCAGAATCCTCCCTTCACTATCAACATTTCCCCTGATCTCCCCCTCAATTACCGGTATCCCCTGATAATGTTGTTTCAATGAGATATGGGTAATCCCATTATGCTCTGTCGTATATTTTCTTATTAATTTAAAATCAGGAAGGTCCGCCGGAGTGAGGGCAAAGATGCCGGAATTGTCCATTATAAATCCTTTAACAACTTCCTCGGGTGCCTGAACACTCGGCGATGTAAGATAGCCTTCGTAATTTAAAAGATGTCGTGGTGTCCCATTAAACCGGTTCCACTTTGCTTACATCATTTCACCAACCTGACTTTTAAGAGTCGTAATTCTCTGATTCTGGTTTTCTGACGGCAGCATTGCAGCGCCCTGATTTTGAAGACGGATGTCAAAGTCAGGAAGCGGCTCAATTTGCACACTATATGCTGTGTAATCCGTCGGAAGAGCGAAAGTAGGAATAACCGAAGTATGAGGACAGAACTGTCCGGAAAGTACCGGCCACACGTAGTAGCTGCCGTTGGACTTACCGCCGCTGCTCATGCCGCCATCCATCATATCGACGATACACGCATCGCTCGACGGGCCGGAGGTAGACGACCAGTAGTAAAAATCAGACTGCACATTCAGGAAGGGGTGTCCTGACGGCAGGGCCGGATTAGATCGGGAGAAATCGGTAAGGCTGTGCAATTCTTTTCGGTTTGGAAGTCGCCAGTCCGTGTAGCCACACAGGCTTAAGCTGTTGGCATAATCCAGTGCCTGTTGCCATATCCTTGAAACACTGTCAGGCGACCTTACCCACATCAGGCCGGTAAGATTGTCTGTAACACAATCTCCGTTGACAGTAAACCTTGGACTGGGCCATGCCACACCTGCCTGTACATCCCCGTCCTGCCCGGTTCCGGAACAGGCAATCACAGCCCCATACCAATCGTAACAGGTCGTCTGCCCTGTCTTGGGGAGGTCAACCGTGCCTGCTGCCAGTACAAAGACCGGCAGGAATAAGATAAATATCGCTGTCATTAAGATAACTTGTTTTGTTTTAAGCATAGTGTGTCTCCTTTATTTAGGCTGAAGACTGAAGG is part of the Nitrospirota bacterium genome and harbors:
- a CDS encoding DUF1566 domain-containing protein, with protein sequence MLKTKQVILMTAIFILFLPVFVLAAGTVDLPKTGQTTCYDWYGAVIACSGTGQDGDVQAGVAWPSPRFTVNGDCVTDNLTGLMWVRSPDSVSRIWQQALDYANSLSLCGYTDWRLPNRKELHSLTDFSRSNPALPSGHPFLNVQSDFYYWSSTSGPSSDACIVDMMDGGMSSGGKSNGSYYVWPVLSGQFCPHTSVIPTFALPTDYTAYSVQIEPLPDFDIRLQNQGAAMLPSENQNQRITTLKSQVGEMM
- a CDS encoding M36 family metallopeptidase; this encodes MDNSGIFALTPADLPDFKLIRKYTTEHNGITHISLKQHYQGIPVIEGEIRGNVDSEGRILNIGGDYYPGINIGTVPPISAVDAIRTAAADAAPGVAFEPVALSGPTGPPQETVFQKGAFNTTDAYHSAGLVIFPMQGQFRLAWQVIFHKNSNERYIILVDSETGKVLYRTNMVKFNSPYGLVFAEDPDDAGQVTKSFTGDLTASPLGWLNKDGGVYHTLGGNNVCAQEDRDNMDNGGYSPSRPQGNFNYTFTNAYFNSGGTDLNTDINATITNLFYMRLLQKSP